GCAGTGCAGAGGCAGTGGGATGATGATTGAGTGCTGATAATGCCTCTGTTGTTGAGGTCAGTGCACAGTGGCTGCCACTCTTGCTGTTCCCTCATTACTATGACTGATTTCAACAAAGGTACAGTAAATAACAAACACCACACAATGATGCAGAATATAGGATACAGTAAGGCAAAAAAACAAGATCAAGATTGTTTTATGTGCATCTCTGAGTGCTGATTTCAATTCCTTAGCACCAGTATGTTAGTGATTGTTTAGCACCAGTTATTTTATGTTATACTGTCATCAATGTATGAAATAATATATTTAGACATACACACGTTCTACTGATCCCACTTTGCATTATGTATAATTCTGAAAGAGAGATGAAAAAAGGGATGACTGGGAAAGTCACTAGAGAAGAAGAGAAAATAAACAAATAGGAGTTTTTTTGGAACCAAAGATTATGTGGAATACAGTCGAAGATTAAACAGGAAAAGAGAtgggacagaggaagagaagggtgTAGGGAGTGGGATGTGGACCCTAGAGACGTGGCAGTATTTGGGCTGGGGTTCTCTGATGTGTCCATGTTCTCAACAACCTCCACAGCTCTTCCCACAGCTGCTCCCAAGTGACCCACACTGGCCACTCACTGCAGCTACACCACAACGAGAGAACTGGTCACGGCACATGTCAGCtacaaggagaaagagagagaagggttacAAGTTTGCTCCTGTACTGTCTGTGTCCACGTCTGAGTGTGTCCGTCtgcgtgtaggtgtgtgtgtgtttctttattAGGGACAGTGGGTTGTGCACCATAAACAAGAAAATGAGGCACAAGTGTAGGCTGACCTCACCTCTTAGCAGCTCTTCATGCGCACACACGGTCCTGACACACACCTCCTTGTTGATCACATACACCCTTCGCAAGCTGAGGAGAGAGGAACGGGGTTACGGTGTGATATTGAACACTATATAAATCCACTGTCAATACCCTCATGGTAAAAACTAAGGTGCAGTAGCATACCTGTAGAAACAGAGGCTATTCAGACACTGTTTGCATGGCTTGTGAACAGAGTAGAGTCTGGTGCAGGGGTACTGCTCCTCTCGGCAATCTACACAACACAAAACAAGTGAGCCATGCAAGAAAATACATACA
The sequence above is drawn from the Salmo salar chromosome ssa22, Ssal_v3.1, whole genome shotgun sequence genome and encodes:
- the LOC106583102 gene encoding microfibrillar-associated protein 2 isoform X3 — translated: MRVLLLLSMPVLLLAQPPLYQEPFPFLEDYGPDYLPENPDTDVQQQVLLHGPRPFPEAERPGPSEPETEPTEPGPLDCREEQYPCTRLYSVHKPCKQCLNSLCFYSLRRVYVINKEVCVRTVCAHEELLRADMCRDQFSRCGVAAVSGQCGSLGSSCGKSCGGC